A portion of the Choristoneura fumiferana chromosome 6, NRCan_CFum_1, whole genome shotgun sequence genome contains these proteins:
- the LOC141428582 gene encoding TRAF3-interacting protein 1-like: MAIWCSKAREASNQEMELVRFNIQAVSRAANPLGKLLDHIQEDVEVMRQELQEWTKTYEETSKELLKQKTANDDSLLPLHTKIKQLDSDIKKSKTKLKISDSDTQEFIQN; this comes from the exons ATGGCAATTTGGTGCTCAAAAGCGAGGGAGGCATCTAATCAGGAGATGGAGCTAGTAAGATTCAATATTCAAGCTGTGTCGCGTGCCGCTAATCCCTTAGGAAAACTGTTGGACCACATACAGGAAGATGTGGAAGTGATGCGTCAGGAGTTGCAAGAGTGGACGAAAACATATGAAGAGACTTCAAAGGAgcttttgaaacaaaaaac GGCCAATGATGATTCTCTGCTACCACTTCATACAAAGATAAAACAGCTGGATTCCGATATAAAGAAAAGCAAGACAAAATTGAAGATCTCAGATAGTGATACACAAGAATTCATCCAGAATTGA